AGCACATCACTTGTGCATCAGAAAGAAAAACCAGACACACCTTCATCTGAAAAGGACAGAGGTGAAGAGGCAGAGGATGGGGCAGAGAAGCCATCTGCCTTTGTTCCCAGGCAGAGTGTCATTAAAAGCACCTTCTACAGCCAAGCAACGGAGCTGCCTGCGAGGCCGCCTTCGTCACCAGGCAGGGAGTTCAGAAGGCACCTGGACAGAGCCAGGAGGACTTTCCGGAAGGCTGGCTATTCAAAGGTGCCCCTCAGTGGCCTCCGAGAACCCCTCCTTGAGCAGTTTGAactggaagaagaagaagaagaaggaggagatgaTCGCAGAGAAGCTCTGCTGGGATCCTTGACCAAATCCGCGTCGTTTGACACGGCCAGGAAGCCCCCACACCCTGCCATTGCTGGTGGCAGCCGCAGCCGCTCCCTGGATGACTACAGGCTGAGATCCTCCAGATCCCTGAGGGAACAAGAGATTTTGGAGGAGGACTGTGATGTGTTGTCCCAGGAAAGCTGCCCTGAAGGCAGCGATCACTGCGATGTTTCTGCAAGGGCTGGCAAGGGATGTTCTGCAGGCCCGGCAGAGCAAGGGGACCTCAGGAGAGCCAGCAAGGATTGCTCAGGAGAGAAACCCTCTCCCTCCACACACTGTGAGGGGAATGGGTGCCCACCTGCTCTCATACAGCACGTAGAGGGACTTCCAGTGTCACCTCACAGGAGTGAGAATAAGAAGCGTTTATTGAAGAAGTCAAAAGCCACTGAGATTGAGGAGGACGCTGAACATTTGGAAGGGAAAAGCCCCATTCCAACTGCCCAGTGCTCAGATGTAACAGCACCATCAGCTGCAAAACATGAGAGCACAGAGGGTAAATCTGCCTCTGGCCATGCCTCTGACTCTGCTTTTCAGGAGGGCAAAGAGTCCATTTCAACCCTCACACATTCAGAAACCACCCCAAAGTCATCTCCTCTGAGTAAGGGAGGCGTCTGTCTGCCCCAGGAATCTGCTCCCACTGGCACCCACCCAGATCTAACAGGTGGAAGCTTGCTTGTCAAaaggacagccccagccccaccttggaaaGACAAAAGGCAGAAAAACTCAGATGAAAAGACTTTGGCTCATGGCACTGCTGAATCTGAACCCATGGAGTATGAAAGCTatgctgctccaacagaacaaacAAAAATTGAATCACTTCCAGTATGTAAAGACAAAAGTGAGGAAATTCCTGGGAAAAGTGTTCCAGCAGCTACCGTCACTCTGGGCAAACAGCCAGGTACCCTCACAGCTGGTGAAGGTGTTCCTCAGAAGCTGAAGAGCCATAAAGACGTGAGATCTGCTGTCCTGGACGATGCAGACGCAGTTGTTACAGAAATCACTCCGCCATCAGCCCATGGTTATGAAAACCAAGCACACAAGAAGGCTCCTGTTCActcagacacagcagcagctgtccTGAAGGGAGAGCAGCTTGCTGCTCCCAAAATCCCACCACCAGGATCAGCTCTGGTCTCTGATGGAGCACAGCAGGCTCTCAGCAAGGAGGAACTTGCTGCTTTGAGAAGTAAAACCTCAGCTGTCACAGGGGTTGTTTCCAGTTTGGCCCATGAAGGCGCTGAACCCCAGAAGGTTCCTGAAGGCCACAGCTCAGAGCCTGCTGCTCTGGAGAGCAGACACCCAGCCAGAGCTGCCTCCTCCCAAAGCACTGTGGCCCCTCAGGTCTGGGAGGGTGAAAATCAAGAACACCCAGAGGTGTCAGTTCACAGGGAGGTGAGATCTGTTGTGACAGCAAGTGGAAGGCGAGCAGCTGgacaagctgtggctgctcctttcCCCAAGGCTGGACATGGGGTGCttgagcagcacagggctgggatttcAGATGGTCTGGAGAGTGGCAGTTCAGGTGCATTAACTTCTTCACAACCAGAAattgctccagctgcagcctaTGAACTGGTATATGAGGAATATCCAGAGGGTTATGGTGAGGATGGAGGCATTGCCTTAGAAAGTGGAAGAAGTGATGCTGGAGAAACTGCCCCACCGCTGCTCCGCAGGGATTACCATGGCCAGGAGCTGTCACACCACAGATCTTCTTTTTACAGTGATGAGgagtctgctgtgctggagggcttGGTGGATGAGATGGTTTCTCTCTCTGAGGAGATGGATGTTTGGGCAGAGTCAGTTTCTGGAGAGAAGGGAAGCAGGAGGCACATTTCTCCTCCCAGAGGGATGTCCTACAAAGGCAGCCAAGCACACATGGACGCCTCCTTCCCTTCTGTCCAACAGGGTGGAAGAGGAGAGGTCGCTGAGCAGGATGACCTTGCAGAACCCTGCCTTGCTGTGAGTGAGGAGCCAGGAGTCCTGGAAGAGCAGGGAGCACAGACAGTTCCTCATGAATGTGAGCACCTGGAGGACTTGGCATTTGAGACCTCCCCTTCCAGCCCAGAGAGCCTTTCCTCCACAGAGAGCTTGGACACTGCAAGAAGACACATCCCAGTGATCAAGGACACTGGCAAACACCCAGAAGTCTCTTTGGTGAAAATCAAAGACCTGTCAGATGAAACACCCAGTGTTGGCAGCGGCCCCCAGAAATTCGACATCTCAGAAGTGGAGCCTGCCTATTTGAATTTCTCAGATTTGTACGACATTGTCTATTTCCCATTTGAGTTTCTGAGCTATAAGAAGCCTTCACCCAAACCAGTTCCTAGAAGGTTCATGTTCCTTGGTGAAAGGGCAAGGTCCCCTCCTGCAGGACATCTCCATAAGGATAAAAGACTGTGCATCAGGGAGCAGGAAGACAAGAACAGGAACAACCGTTTGGAAATATCTGAGGATTCAAAGGCAGCTAACTTAGGCATGGGGAAAGGGGCAGAGAGCCATAAAGAAATGTATAGCTCCCAAAAGGACTCCAGTGGGAAGCAGAAAAGCTCCTTCCACAGCAAGCCTGGACTCTTTAAGCCTTATGCAAGGTCTCATTCAGTGGAGCAGTCAGTGGAGCAGAGTCTGAAGAAGAAAGTAAAAGCTTCTGTCGCCCACATTTCAAGAATCCTAAAAGGAAAGACATCTCCTGAGCCAGAGGAAGGTAATTATTTCCCTCAGTTCCTTTACAGATTTGCTGCCATAACTGGCCTCTGCTACAGCTGCCCTTTTTTCCCCTAGCATGTTTGAAGCTGTGGTTAGACCAGAATTACAAATCTGGCTGTGGCAGGTTCTGAATTCAGCAGTCTCCACCATCAAGTCTCTGTTACTGGCTGTCTTCAGTGGAGTCAGCTGGGTTAATCCACTGATGGAAGGGGCTCAAATTCCCTGTTTGAGGTGGCACagaagcagagcagggctgggcgaTGCTTTCTTTGCTGCAGTTGTCATCTGACCATGGCAAATCCCTCAGGTTAAACTGACTGAGAGAAGCTGAAGTCACCCTGGTTACTGGACATGGGGATCTGTCCtttcttctctgccatccctggaTATTCCCTGTTCTTCCAGGACACTGTTCTGTTTGCAGCAGCTGTCACAGACTTCTCTGTTAATCAAATGCTGGTTAGTAAGGGAACCTGTGACTATTTATGTGTGAAGGCAGGACTGTCACTGCAAATAGATGCCATGGGGAGAAGGGTGGCCTTGAATGACTTCTCATCCTTTCTCACAGCAGAGTTTGGTGAGCTGGGAAGTGAGGCAGCAGAAAAGGAGCTGTTAATAGGGGCTGAAGGATCTCTGAAGAGGAAATCAGCACTCCCTTCATTCAAGCTGCCAAGCCTCATCCCAAAGGAGAAAGGTATTGCTGTGGCAGGAGTCATTGGTTTGTTTTACCCTCAGAGGGTGATTCAGGAAAGAATTGCTTTATCCCTGACAAGTTTCCCCTTGGCTCCATCAGGAGCATTTTCTGAGGTCATGTTACTGTCCCAGCATTCAGCAGAGCCCAGACAGATACTgggaagggcagctggggaggctgtggcaaCTGTGGGAGGCTGGCGGCCACTGTGGAGGAACACAGAAGAAAACCTGAATTCCCCCTTTCCCATGGAGATAGGAGCAGATTTAATGCTCTACAGGGTTTTTTCTTCTTCAATATCCATCTTTCATGTCTCCTTCTCTCTTCTTGTGTTGTCTCAATCAGAGAATCATTTAGTTGGCAAAGACCTCTAAGttcactgagtccaaccattaccccagcactgccaaggccaccactaaaccatgtccccaagtgtcacacatctgttaaatccctccagggttGGTGATTCCTTGGGCATCCTCCTCCAGTCCTTGACAACACCTTCCATGAAGATATTTTCCCTAATACCCAAACTTAACCTCCCTTGAGGCAActggaggccatttcctcttgtcctgtttgaTCCCCTCATCCTCAAAATTCCATAATTCAGTTTTTCCCCCACATTTAGGTGTGACCAGAGGAAAACCCTTGATGTGACAGGGTCTCTCTCTGCTCTGAGCTGTTCTGCTGCTTTAGCTGTACCAGGGCTGGGCAATGCAGATATTCCCCATGGATTTTCCAAGATCCATCTGGCCTGTCACATTACACCCATGGGTGAACAGGGTTCCTTCACCTGTGCGCTCTGTGCCCGCGGGATTCTTCAAATGGTGGTCAAAGGAACGGGACACCATGAACCAGAAAGGTTCTTGAGCCCATTAAAAATGCTCTCTCATGTCCTGCAGGGATTTATATTTGTACCAGGGCTGGGCAATGCAGTGGATTTTTCAAGATCCATCTGGTCTGTCACACCCATGGGTGTACAGGGTTCCTTCacctgtgtgctctgtgctcagGGCATTCTCCAAATGGTGGTCAAAGGAATGGGACACCATGAACCAGAAAGGTTCCTGGCCCCATTAAAAATGCTTTCTGATGTCCTGCAGGGATTTATATTTGTACCAGGGCTGGGCGATGCAGATATTCCCCATGGATTTTCCAAGATCTATCTGGTCTGTCGCACCCATGGGTGAACAGGGTTCCTtcatctgtgtgctctgtgctctgGGCATTCTCCAAATGGTGATCAAAGGAATGGGACACTATGAACCAGAAAGGTTCTTGACCACATTAAAAAAGCTTTCTGATGTTCTGCAGAAATTTGTTTTCCACCAAGCCCTCCAGGCCATCCTGAATCCCCCTTTCCCTCCTCTCTGCAGCCCCGTCGTTCACTGAGGAGCTCACGGACCAGGCTGCGGCTGCCGGACAGTGCGTGACGCTCTCGTGCCGGACTGCACCTCACTCCTCCCTGCACATCAGCTGGTTCAGAGGTGACACTGCCATCCCTCCAGAGAGCCCCTGACCCTCAGGACAGGGCCTACAATTACCCCTGTATAAATTGCAGGGTATTTATCTCCCCCATCTCTGCTTTCCAGATGGGAGACCTGTCCAGAGCAGCAGCCGGATCCTCATCTCCTCCACACTCAAACACTTCCAGCTGTTAACAATTCTCTCTGTTAATGCTGAGGATTTTGGTATTTACACCTGTGTGGCCACAAACTCTCTGGGCTCAGCATCCACCTCTTGTGTCATAAGAAAAGCAGGTGAGAGAAGGAGTAGCTATAGAAATAGGTATTTAAGTAATTTTGTCCCCAAAAATGTAACCTATCAATACCTTGGAGATGAGATTTCTTCACATGggtgaagaaagagagagagagaagaag
The sequence above is drawn from the Melospiza melodia melodia isolate bMelMel2 chromosome 1, bMelMel2.pri, whole genome shotgun sequence genome and encodes:
- the LOC134429008 gene encoding obscurin-like; the protein is MTSPPSETETSVQASLQRADKEIKTALRKLLDSASLLSPQGQELGPLWCFMKPAPKPRLLEASSLVHHLPNHLPSVVVHEASTQTQTAGGLAKAQREVPAEEPGVPKPSPAPSREEEAAGGESTRERTVPIDRTSPDAGAGGWYRREGDVVWDVHSEVYIETTERTRVYKTEEKTPTSPPYMQVTIEDVQVNSGERAKFQAVIEGTPQPTVLWFKGTSLLTDSNRIHQGREGTTYFLVVDNAALEDGGVYTCVAKNAGGEVLCKAELVVREAKKDQEGKKVATRRKLHSHYEVKQEIGRGCFSFVKRVVHKGNRVSCAAKFIPLRSKTKSRAHQERDILASLSHDRITRLLDEFETRKTLILILELCSSEELLDRLFKKSVVTEAEVKLYIKQILEGIKYLHDNNILHLDIKPLNILMVYPEREDLKICDFGFAQRITPVQPQYSKYGSPEFVAPEIVSQSPVSKATDIWAVGVITYLSLTCKSPFAGENDRKTLLNIQNGEISWTIPDVVHLSEDAKDFMKGILQQHPKSRPSALDCLSHKWFMHNVPLEAAHFINTKQLKFIVARSKWQRSLMCYKSILVMRSIPEILERTHDNSSLAISRHLIEESTSSSTSGSSSDNENSNFPQKKHFGSTPELHFPVFDAPSHPEPLKRASEREHSKSSIPPVKPMRRKYASVKAEVGDKSPTESKELMASILQEKEERLLPSLRGEPSQKSIAAEPSSLRASTESTSLVHQKEKPDTPSSEKDRGEEAEDGAEKPSAFVPRQSVIKSTFYSQATELPARPPSSPGREFRRHLDRARRTFRKAGYSKVPLSGLREPLLEQFELEEEEEEGGDDRREALLGSLTKSASFDTARKPPHPAIAGGSRSRSLDDYRLRSSRSLREQEILEEDCDVLSQESCPEGSDHCDVSARAGKGCSAGPAEQGDLRRASKDCSGEKPSPSTHCEGNGCPPALIQHVEGLPVSPHRSENKKRLLKKSKATEIEEDAEHLEGKSPIPTAQCSDVTAPSAAKHESTEGKSASGHASDSAFQEGKESISTLTHSETTPKSSPLSKGGVCLPQESAPTGTHPDLTGGSLLVKRTAPAPPWKDKRQKNSDEKTLAHGTAESEPMEYESYAAPTEQTKIESLPVCKDKSEEIPGKSVPAATVTLGKQPGTLTAGEGVPQKLKSHKDVRSAVLDDADAVVTEITPPSAHGYENQAHKKAPVHSDTAAAVLKGEQLAAPKIPPPGSALVSDGAQQALSKEELAALRSKTSAVTGVVSSLAHEGAEPQKVPEGHSSEPAALESRHPARAASSQSTVAPQVWEGENQEHPEVSVHREVRSVVTASGRRAAGQAVAAPFPKAGHGVLEQHRAGISDGLESGSSGALTSSQPEIAPAAAYELVYEEYPEGYGEDGGIALESGRSDAGETAPPLLRRDYHGQELSHHRSSFYSDEESAVLEGLVDEMVSLSEEMDVWAESVSGEKGSRRHISPPRGMSYKGSQAHMDASFPSVQQGGRGEVAEQDDLAEPCLAVSEEPGVLEEQGAQTVPHECEHLEDLAFETSPSSPESLSSTESLDTARRHIPVIKDTGKHPEVSLVKIKDLSDETPSVGSGPQKFDISEVEPAYLNFSDLYDIVYFPFEFLSYKKPSPKPVPRRFMFLGERARSPPAGHLHKDKRLCIREQEDKNRNNRLEISEDSKAANLGMGKGAESHKEMYSSQKDSSGKQKSSFHSKPGLFKPYARSHSVEQSVEQSLKKKVKASVAHISRILKGKTSPEPEEAEFGELGSEAAEKELLIGAEGSLKRKSALPSFKLPSLIPKEKAPSFTEELTDQAAAAGQCVTLSCRTAPHSSLHISWFRDGRPVQSSSRILISSTLKHFQLLTILSVNAEDFGIYTCVATNSLGSASTSCVIRKAEVPPSPPPPDIVEVYKDGVQVVWKPVETNTPVHYSVQCKTEDGEWTTLASDITDCCYYARNLPQGFIYSFRTACSSKAGMGPYSDPSAKVAITAKDQTEPRAATQESPSAAPEEESEVISPPEPFPTYQTYAFQTEIKRGRFSIVRQCREKVSGKTLAAKIIPYWQEDKQAVLLEYQVLRKLHHTNIAQLKGAYVSPRHLVLIQEMCVGPELLHSLALRTSYSEVEVRDYLWQILSATEYLHAHNILHLDLRSENMIITEPNLLKLLDFGNAQFYTPDKFITMDKCSDYVETMAPELLTEQGALPQTDIWSIGITAFIMLSANYPISSDVPCEFLRTARKGKLKLARCYAGLSGGAVSFLQSTLCANPWGRPSASECLQSPWLQETGLDNRQQALVTFPTTKLRNFLMEREKKRGLLCSKYGLMIAQ